Proteins encoded within one genomic window of Streptomyces profundus:
- a CDS encoding carbohydrate kinase family protein: MPDITIVGMTRLAMTMPVETFPLPYHAHHRTSWMRCAVVGGAFNIGSALRSLGSDPRICTLVGTDEAGEVIRAALRRHGLEGRGVADAPESAKTVILVEPDGRVARAAWTSGASLDYPMERFIEQSVDADLVVVASNPFGEPFLHTAKNLLKLPVAVDLHLAADLTDPEQRPWFEAADVLFCSHEQLRLPPAEWIGEVLDRYPGCQLAAVGRGEQGCVMGLRDGRLVEIDAVTPRPVRSTDGAGDALFASFLHGWLTAGEPVEALESAVLFAGWKIGADTAAEGFLTAGELTALRKVYPLRTRISSWLPGTGDDG; this comes from the coding sequence ATGCCTGACATCACCATCGTAGGAATGACCAGACTGGCCATGACGATGCCGGTCGAAACGTTTCCACTGCCGTATCACGCGCATCACCGGACATCCTGGATGCGATGCGCCGTGGTCGGCGGCGCTTTCAATATCGGAAGTGCTCTGCGGAGCCTGGGAAGCGATCCCAGGATCTGCACACTGGTCGGAACCGACGAGGCAGGCGAGGTCATTCGCGCCGCGCTGCGCCGGCACGGGCTGGAGGGACGCGGCGTGGCCGACGCGCCGGAGTCGGCGAAGACAGTGATCCTCGTCGAGCCGGACGGGCGCGTGGCCAGAGCCGCCTGGACCTCAGGGGCGTCCCTGGACTACCCGATGGAGCGATTCATCGAGCAGTCCGTGGACGCCGACCTGGTGGTCGTCGCCAGCAACCCCTTCGGCGAGCCCTTCCTGCACACCGCGAAGAACCTGCTGAAGCTGCCCGTCGCCGTGGACCTCCATCTGGCCGCGGACCTGACCGATCCGGAGCAACGCCCCTGGTTCGAAGCGGCCGACGTGCTCTTCTGCAGTCACGAACAGCTCCGGCTCCCGCCCGCGGAGTGGATAGGCGAGGTACTCGACCGCTACCCGGGCTGCCAGTTGGCCGCCGTCGGGCGGGGCGAGCAGGGCTGTGTCATGGGGCTTCGTGACGGACGCCTGGTCGAGATCGACGCCGTCACCCCACGCCCCGTGCGCAGCACCGACGGAGCCGGCGACGCGCTGTTCGCCTCGTTCCTACACGGATGGCTCACCGCCGGCGAACCGGTAGAGGCGCTGGAGTCGGCCGTGCTCTTCGCCGGTTGGAAGATCGGCGCGGACACGGCGGCCGAAGGGTTTCTGACCGCCGGGGAGTTGACCGCACTGCGGAAGGTGTACCCGCTGCGCACGAGGATCAGCTCCTGGCTGCCCGGGACCGGCGACGACGGCTGA
- a CDS encoding glycoside hydrolase family 95 protein, with amino-acid sequence MRQGITRRNAIRTAMGGAAAMAVGGVSVASATATGSAGGGAAVAAELSPELTLWYDEPANEWESETLPIGNGALGAAIYGGVAAERLQFNEKTLWTGGPGSPGYDFGNWREPRPGAIADVQGQLDANGGATPEEVAARLGQGKTGFGAYQTFGELTLDFPDTPENPEGYRRELSIAEAVSSVGYTAGGARHTREYFASYPAGVIVGRIAADQGGQVSFTLSYEGPHQGAQVSAADGRITVRGALQDNGLVYEAQVQVLTEGGSRGEDGNSVTVSGADAAWFVLSAGTDYADSYPEYRGDDPHSAVTSAVDAAAGQGYQQLRDAHVADYTALFDRVALDIGQRMPTDVPTDAVLAGYGGGGSAQDRALEALFFAYGRYLLIASSRPGSLPANLQGVWNESTAPPWSADYHVNINLQMNYWPAHVTNLFETTGPLHEFIDALRAPGRESARQIFESRGWVVGNETNPYGFTGVHDWATSFWFPEAGAWLSRHLWDHYRFTQDTGFLGATAYPILKEVSEFWLDNLHTDPRDGLLVVSPSYSPEHGDFTAGAAMSQQIVREAFTSTLAAAEVLDADPELRQQLATALEGSDPGLRIGSWGQLQEWKEDLDDPNNDHRHVSHLYALHPGNQITPGSPEAAAAEVSLNARGDGGTGWSKAWKINFWARLGDGDHAHTMLAEQLRQSTLPNLWDTHPPFQIDGNFGATSGVAEMLLQSHHGEVELLPALPGSWPDGSVTGLRAVGDVTVDISWADGQPTTALLTAGRDGVLRVRGDLVAGGCSVTDRTDGGVTTLAASDGVVELRARAGHSYEITAG; translated from the coding sequence ATGAGGCAAGGGATCACGCGTAGGAACGCCATCAGGACGGCGATGGGAGGTGCGGCGGCTATGGCCGTGGGAGGTGTGTCCGTGGCGTCGGCTACGGCGACGGGCTCCGCCGGGGGCGGTGCGGCGGTGGCCGCTGAGCTGTCGCCCGAGTTGACGCTCTGGTATGACGAGCCGGCGAACGAGTGGGAGAGCGAGACGCTGCCGATCGGGAACGGCGCGCTGGGCGCGGCGATCTACGGGGGCGTGGCCGCCGAGCGCCTCCAGTTCAACGAGAAGACGCTGTGGACGGGCGGTCCGGGCTCGCCCGGTTACGACTTCGGCAACTGGCGTGAGCCGAGGCCCGGCGCGATCGCGGACGTCCAGGGGCAGTTGGACGCCAACGGCGGTGCCACGCCGGAGGAGGTCGCGGCCAGGCTCGGACAGGGGAAGACCGGCTTCGGTGCCTACCAGACCTTCGGCGAACTCACCCTGGACTTTCCCGACACCCCGGAGAACCCCGAAGGCTACCGCCGGGAGCTGAGCATCGCCGAGGCCGTCTCCTCGGTCGGCTACACCGCGGGCGGCGCCCGGCACACCCGGGAGTACTTCGCCTCCTACCCGGCCGGGGTGATCGTCGGCCGGATCGCGGCGGACCAGGGCGGACAGGTCTCGTTCACCCTTTCCTACGAGGGCCCGCACCAGGGCGCCCAGGTGAGCGCGGCCGACGGCCGGATCACCGTGCGCGGCGCGCTCCAGGACAACGGGCTGGTCTACGAGGCGCAGGTCCAGGTGCTGACCGAGGGCGGCAGCCGGGGTGAGGACGGGAACAGCGTCACCGTCTCGGGCGCCGACGCGGCGTGGTTCGTGCTGTCCGCCGGTACCGACTACGCCGACAGCTACCCCGAGTACCGGGGCGACGATCCGCACTCCGCGGTGACCTCGGCCGTCGACGCCGCCGCGGGGCAGGGCTACCAGCAGCTGCGCGACGCCCATGTCGCCGACTACACCGCGCTGTTCGACCGGGTGGCGCTCGACATCGGGCAGCGGATGCCCACGGACGTGCCCACGGACGCCGTGCTGGCGGGGTACGGCGGCGGGGGTTCCGCGCAGGACAGGGCGTTGGAGGCGCTGTTCTTCGCCTACGGCCGCTATCTGCTGATCGCGTCCTCGCGTCCCGGCTCGCTGCCGGCGAACCTGCAAGGGGTGTGGAACGAGTCGACCGCGCCGCCGTGGTCGGCCGACTACCACGTCAACATCAACCTCCAGATGAACTACTGGCCGGCCCATGTCACCAACCTCTTCGAGACGACGGGTCCGCTGCACGAGTTCATCGACGCGCTCCGCGCCCCCGGACGCGAGTCCGCCCGGCAGATCTTCGAGTCGCGCGGCTGGGTGGTGGGCAACGAGACCAATCCGTATGGCTTCACCGGAGTGCACGACTGGGCCACCTCGTTCTGGTTCCCGGAGGCCGGCGCCTGGCTCAGCCGGCATCTGTGGGACCACTACCGCTTCACCCAGGACACCGGTTTCCTGGGCGCCACGGCCTATCCGATCCTCAAGGAGGTGTCGGAGTTCTGGCTGGACAACCTGCACACCGACCCGAGGGACGGGCTGTTGGTGGTCAGCCCCAGCTACTCGCCCGAGCACGGTGACTTCACGGCGGGCGCCGCGATGTCCCAGCAGATCGTCCGGGAGGCGTTCACCTCGACGCTGGCCGCGGCCGAGGTCCTGGACGCGGATCCGGAGCTGCGCCAGCAACTGGCGACGGCGCTCGAAGGGTCGGACCCGGGGCTGCGCATCGGCTCCTGGGGACAGTTGCAGGAGTGGAAGGAGGATCTGGACGATCCGAACAACGATCACCGCCATGTCTCCCACCTCTACGCGCTGCACCCCGGCAACCAGATCACGCCGGGCAGCCCGGAGGCGGCGGCTGCCGAGGTCTCGTTGAACGCCAGGGGCGACGGCGGCACCGGCTGGAGCAAGGCGTGGAAGATCAATTTCTGGGCCCGTCTTGGCGACGGCGACCACGCGCACACCATGTTGGCCGAGCAGCTGAGGCAGTCCACCCTGCCCAACCTGTGGGACACCCACCCGCCGTTCCAGATCGACGGGAACTTCGGCGCCACATCGGGTGTGGCGGAGATGCTGCTGCAGAGCCATCACGGCGAGGTCGAGCTGCTGCCCGCGCTCCCGGGGAGCTGGCCCGACGGATCGGTGACCGGGCTGCGTGCCGTCGGCGACGTCACGGTGGACATCAGCTGGGCGGACGGGCAGCCGACGACGGCCCTGCTCACCGCCGGCCGGGACGGTGTCCTGCGGGTGCGCGGCGATCTGGTGGCCGGGGGCTGCTCGGTCACGGACCGGACGGACGGCGGGGTGACCACGCTGGCGGCCAGTGACGGGGTGGTGGAGCTCCGGGCCCGCGCCGGGCACTCCTACGAGATCACCGCCGGCTGA
- a CDS encoding TetR/AcrR family transcriptional regulator yields the protein MDEPPGTSNGSPRRGPYAKGIERRREILARAIEVFTERGAERTSLRAIGDAIGVSHAALRHYFASREQLLLEVYKFAEQRSSEEDPEPAGGSVVGVMTHAARRNRGVPGLVQLYSTLVAGALEDDHEESKEFFAARFERLRLRLAEQVAADQSRGDIRRDITPEAAAALVIAASDGLQIQWLLNPDIDIEESLDLLELLLAPALEP from the coding sequence ATGGATGAGCCGCCAGGGACCTCGAACGGATCGCCTCGCCGTGGCCCTTACGCCAAGGGCATCGAACGTCGCCGGGAGATCCTGGCCCGGGCGATCGAGGTCTTCACCGAGCGCGGCGCGGAGCGGACGTCACTGCGCGCGATCGGTGACGCCATCGGGGTCTCCCATGCGGCGCTGCGGCACTACTTCGCCTCCCGGGAGCAACTGCTGCTTGAGGTCTACAAGTTCGCCGAACAGCGCTCGTCGGAGGAGGATCCGGAGCCGGCGGGCGGCTCGGTGGTCGGCGTCATGACCCACGCGGCCCGCCGCAACCGCGGGGTCCCGGGGCTGGTCCAGCTGTACTCCACACTGGTGGCCGGCGCGTTGGAGGACGACCACGAGGAGTCCAAGGAGTTCTTCGCCGCCCGCTTCGAGCGGCTCAGGCTGCGGCTGGCCGAACAGGTGGCGGCCGACCAGTCGCGCGGCGACATCCGCCGGGACATCACGCCGGAGGCCGCCGCCGCGCTGGTGATCGCGGCCTCCGACGGCCTACAGATCCAGTGGTTGCTCAACCCGGACATCGACATCGAGGAATCGCTCGACCTTCTGGAGCTGCTGCTCGCCCCGGCGCTGGAGCCGTAG
- a CDS encoding lactonase family protein, translated as MPPPPVTRRTALALLATAAGSLPFVASGALASTPRANPTRFYLGSVQYDIGVASADPTSGTLSVDALVPGTRSSFLAVSPSAEALYSVNGDDGGRLEAFALDADGAVQGELGSTSGLGDGPCHVSVHPAGGHAFSANYNDGTVTVVALAPDGAPGEITQVVRHEGSGPGPDRQEGPHAHQVLPDPGGERLFAVDLGTDSVFVYAFDAEAGQLAQEHEAKLPPGSGPRHMAFHPGGVTAYVLGELDSTLTACGYDSGTGALTPGAVVPLLPDGTPPDGNSAAEVLVTSDGRFVYASNRGHDSIVVFAVDGEDEAEPRLVGHFDSGGATPRHISLDADESHLYVANQSTGAVVVLDRDPDDGTLAPTGAALDFPGVECVLPAVTA; from the coding sequence ATGCCCCCACCACCGGTTACCCGACGTACCGCGCTGGCCCTTCTCGCCACCGCCGCCGGAAGCCTGCCGTTCGTGGCCTCCGGCGCGCTGGCGTCCACGCCCAGGGCCAACCCCACCCGGTTCTATCTCGGTTCCGTGCAATACGACATCGGCGTGGCCAGCGCCGACCCCACCTCGGGAACGCTGTCCGTGGACGCGCTGGTCCCCGGCACCCGCTCCTCGTTCCTCGCCGTCTCGCCGTCGGCCGAGGCGCTGTACTCCGTCAACGGGGACGACGGCGGTCGGCTGGAGGCGTTCGCGCTGGACGCGGACGGCGCCGTCCAGGGCGAGTTGGGCAGCACCTCGGGGCTCGGCGACGGCCCCTGCCACGTCAGCGTCCATCCGGCGGGCGGCCACGCCTTCTCGGCGAACTACAACGACGGCACGGTGACCGTGGTCGCGCTGGCGCCGGACGGCGCCCCGGGGGAGATCACCCAGGTGGTGCGGCACGAGGGGTCCGGCCCCGGCCCGGACCGCCAGGAGGGGCCGCACGCGCACCAGGTGCTGCCGGACCCGGGAGGCGAGCGGCTCTTCGCCGTGGATCTGGGCACCGACTCGGTCTTCGTCTACGCCTTCGACGCCGAGGCCGGCCAACTCGCCCAGGAGCACGAGGCGAAGCTGCCCCCCGGCTCGGGGCCACGGCATATGGCCTTCCATCCCGGCGGGGTGACGGCCTATGTGCTGGGCGAGTTGGACTCCACCCTGACCGCCTGCGGCTACGACTCCGGCACCGGTGCGCTCACCCCTGGCGCCGTGGTCCCGCTGCTCCCCGACGGCACACCGCCCGACGGCAACTCGGCCGCCGAGGTGCTGGTCACCTCCGACGGCCGGTTCGTCTACGCCTCCAACCGGGGCCACGACAGCATCGTCGTCTTCGCGGTCGACGGCGAGGACGAGGCGGAGCCGCGCCTGGTGGGGCACTTCGACAGCGGCGGGGCGACCCCGCGTCATATCTCCCTGGACGCGGACGAGTCCCACCTCTACGTCGCCAACCAGAGCACCGGCGCCGTCGTGGTCCTCGACCGGGACCCGGACGACGGCACGCTGGCCCCCACCGGCGCGGCGCTGGACTTCCCCGGCGTGGAGTGCGTCCTACCGGCCGTCACCGCGTAA